A genomic region of Methanothermobacter thermautotrophicus str. Delta H contains the following coding sequences:
- a CDS encoding pyridoxamine 5'-phosphate oxidase family protein — protein MMTPEMMDAIEKELVFVATADEEGTPNVVPIGFARPLDERTILIADNYMKKTIRNLHENPRIALIPQNARECPYQFKGTVEIFKSGKYFDMVVEWAQNVMTELEPKSAILMTVEEIYSVKPGPEAGEKVA, from the coding sequence ATGATGACACCCGAGATGATGGATGCAATTGAAAAGGAGCTGGTTTTTGTTGCAACTGCAGATGAGGAAGGAACCCCCAATGTTGTTCCAATAGGCTTCGCCAGACCCCTGGATGAGAGGACCATCCTCATCGCAGACAACTACATGAAAAAAACCATAAGGAACCTCCACGAAAACCCCAGAATAGCACTGATACCACAGAACGCAAGGGAATGCCCCTACCAGTTCAAGGGAACAGTTGAAATATTTAAATCCGGAAAATACTTTGACATGGTCGTTGAGTGGGCACAGAACGTAATGACAGAACTTGAACCAAAATCAGCCATACTCATGACCGTGGAGGAGATATACTCAGTAAAACCGGGGCCAGAGGCCGGTGAAAAGGTGGCCTGA
- the asnB gene encoding asparagine synthase (glutamine-hydrolyzing), whose product MKRWPELTEVTAMCAIAGFRGDDAPVKVQEMLDVLRHRGPDATGIYHDSRIVIRTATGEDVKEAPQSAEIAVGHNLLSIVGGPQPVSGDGVLVFNGEIYNQEELNWTGSDSELILDLIEGHGGDLEDALRFTVNKIDGDYAFAYTDGENLASRQDPVGVKPLYHSGEAFASEKKALWRIGLRNVETLPPGHAMINGVKVKLRGLPRAEPSDAEPEELRENLKSALRESVERRVRGLDEAALVFSGGVDSTLLAVLLDEHIDVRLYTVGLPGSSDPQFASRAAADLGMELEVLEVTEDTIREALPHVLGAIEEYNLMKIGVAMPLYLASEAASADGYRVMFSGQGADELFAGYHRYRRLLAEGRLEDALRHDLENIHHVNLERDDAVTMANSVELRVPFLDLQLIGVALTIPADLKIRGPEDELRKRILREAALEMGVPEYIAMRPKKAAQYGSGIDKVLRRKVLPGFDHETFLRRLMF is encoded by the coding sequence GTGAAAAGGTGGCCTGAGCTCACAGAAGTGACCGCGATGTGCGCCATTGCAGGGTTCAGGGGTGATGACGCCCCGGTAAAGGTACAGGAGATGTTAGATGTCCTCAGACACCGGGGCCCTGATGCCACAGGGATCTACCATGACAGCAGGATAGTGATAAGGACAGCGACGGGGGAGGATGTAAAGGAGGCCCCGCAATCAGCTGAGATTGCAGTGGGCCATAACCTCCTCTCAATCGTGGGAGGTCCTCAGCCAGTATCAGGGGACGGCGTACTGGTATTTAACGGCGAGATATACAATCAGGAGGAACTTAACTGGACCGGCAGCGACTCTGAACTCATCCTGGACCTCATAGAGGGCCACGGCGGGGACCTGGAGGATGCGCTGCGTTTCACGGTTAACAAGATAGACGGTGACTACGCCTTCGCCTACACAGACGGCGAGAACCTTGCAAGTCGTCAGGACCCTGTTGGTGTCAAACCCCTCTACCATTCAGGGGAGGCCTTCGCATCCGAAAAGAAGGCCCTCTGGAGGATAGGTCTGAGGAATGTGGAGACCCTGCCACCTGGCCATGCCATGATAAACGGTGTGAAGGTGAAGCTGAGGGGACTCCCCAGGGCGGAACCCTCAGATGCAGAACCAGAAGAGCTGAGGGAGAATCTCAAATCAGCTCTGAGGGAATCGGTGGAGAGGAGAGTTAGAGGTTTGGATGAGGCTGCCCTGGTATTCTCGGGCGGCGTTGACAGCACACTGCTGGCGGTCCTCCTTGATGAACACATCGATGTGAGGCTCTACACCGTGGGGCTCCCTGGTTCCAGCGACCCTCAGTTCGCATCCAGGGCTGCGGCAGACCTTGGAATGGAACTTGAGGTCCTGGAGGTTACAGAGGATACCATCAGGGAGGCCCTTCCCCATGTCCTGGGGGCGATAGAGGAGTACAATCTCATGAAGATCGGCGTTGCAATGCCCCTCTACCTGGCATCTGAGGCTGCCTCTGCAGACGGATACAGGGTCATGTTCTCTGGTCAGGGTGCAGACGAACTTTTCGCAGGATACCACAGGTACAGGCGCCTCCTGGCTGAGGGAAGACTCGAGGACGCCCTCCGGCATGACCTTGAAAACATCCACCATGTTAACCTTGAAAGGGATGACGCGGTTACAATGGCAAACTCGGTGGAGCTGAGGGTCCCCTTCCTGGACCTTCAACTGATAGGGGTGGCCCTGACCATACCAGCAGACCTCAAGATACGGGGCCCGGAGGATGAGCTGAGGAAACGCATACTCAGGGAGGCGGCCCTTGAGATGGGGGTCCCCGAGTACATTGCGATGAGGCCCAAGAAGGCGGCGCAGTACGGTTCAGGGATAGATAAGGTCCTGCGGAGGAAGGTTCTCCCTGGGTTTGACCATGAGACCTTCCTGAGGAGGCTGATGTTTTAA
- the gatC gene encoding Asp-tRNA(Asn) amidotransferase subunit GatC, giving the protein MKIEKEAEKILEEFSRALEEVPELEETYYIVDNLNRTREDEEEKTEPGKILRNAPVDDDGNIVVERGEWTQ; this is encoded by the coding sequence ATGAAGATAGAGAAAGAGGCTGAGAAGATCCTTGAGGAATTCTCAAGGGCCCTTGAGGAGGTCCCTGAACTCGAGGAAACATACTACATAGTGGATAATCTTAACAGGACCAGGGAGGATGAGGAAGAAAAAACAGAACCCGGAAAGATCCTCAGAAACGCCCCGGTCGATGATGACGGTAACATAGTCGTTGAGAGGGGTGAATGGACCCAGTAG
- a CDS encoding ACT domain-containing protein: MRLNLVIELRDAPGQLVSVLEPLGSTGVNIVTVIHERDREYGPVVPVQLTVEGDRETLDAAIGRLQEQGVNIIEMDGAPLREKFTTILIGDIAEGDLQETVEAVNSVQGASVLDLSLRMSEGRSAARITFEAEHGSRDEVLRRINEAAMERNLLLVSEV, translated from the coding sequence ATGCGGTTAAACCTGGTTATCGAACTCAGAGACGCCCCAGGGCAGCTGGTGTCAGTGCTTGAACCCCTGGGAAGTACCGGCGTGAATATAGTGACGGTTATACATGAGAGAGACCGTGAATACGGCCCGGTGGTGCCCGTGCAGCTCACGGTGGAGGGTGACAGGGAAACACTTGACGCAGCCATAGGCAGGCTCCAGGAGCAGGGTGTTAACATCATTGAGATGGACGGCGCCCCCCTGAGGGAGAAATTCACCACCATACTCATAGGTGACATTGCAGAGGGCGACCTTCAGGAGACGGTGGAGGCCGTGAACAGCGTCCAGGGAGCCAGTGTACTGGACCTCTCCCTCAGAATGTCAGAGGGCAGATCAGCAGCCAGGATAACCTTTGAAGCAGAACACGGCAGCAGGGATGAGGTCCTGAGGAGGATCAATGAAGCCGCCATGGAGAGGAACCTCCTGCTTGTAAGCGAGGTCTAG